The following coding sequences lie in one Fusarium poae strain DAOMC 252244 chromosome 1, whole genome shotgun sequence genomic window:
- a CDS encoding hypothetical protein (TransMembrane:11 (i26-53o73-93i105-124o130-153i165-186o198-219i290-308o328-350i357-377o397-416i469-490o)), protein MGLSVNNIFAVNEDRPTPKAVYNWRVYTCAAIASFASCMIGYDSAFIGTTIALPSFTEEFDFASYEPDALALLKANIVSVYQAGAFFGSLFAYITSYFIGRRYSLIVFSFVFMLGAGMMLGANAERGLGLIIGGRVLAGVGVGACSNMVPIYCSELSPPAIRGRLVGIYELGWQIGGLVGFWINYGLAETMAPSHKQWIIPFAVQLIPAGMLLFGAFWIKESPRWLFAKGRREEAMKKLCWLRQLPADDLYIVEELSYMDQELERYNREVGPGFWKPFACLKQRNIQWRFFLGGMMFLWQNGSGINAINYYSPTVFKSIGITGTNTGFLTTGIFGVVKTTITIIFILFLIETVGRRKLLIIGSVGGSLCMWFIGAYIKIADPAAKVAAATAAGTEAPGMSGGGIAAVFFFYLWTIFYSPTWNPIPWVLNSEMFNEKSRSIGQASAAANNWFWNFIVSRFTPQMFIKMGYGVYFFFASLMIMSATFVFFFIPETKGLPLDTMDRLFEIKPVWKAHGQLSEELRLQEDEFRRNAEGSKISDEKAQALADERESVK, encoded by the exons ATGGGTCTTTCCGTCAACAACATCTTTGCTGTCAATGAGGACAGACCTACTCCAAAGGCTGTCTACAATTGGCGTGTTTACACTTGTGCTGCTATCGCCTCTTTCGCGTCATGCATGATCGGTTATGACTCTGCCTTTATCGGCACCACAATCGCCCTTCCATCTTTTACAGAGGAATTCGATTTCGCTTCCTACGAGCCCGATGCTCTCGCCCTACTCAAAGCCAACATTGTGTCTGTTTACCAGGCCGGTGCTTTCTTCGGCAGTCTATTCGCCTACATTACATCCTATTTCATCGGCCGACGTTACTCTCTGATTGTCTTTAGCTTTGTGTTTATGCTCGGTGCTGGCATGATGCTTGGCGCTAATGCGGAGAGAGGACTGGGACTTATTATTGGTGGACGTGTTCTGGCTGGAGTTGGAGTCGGCGCTTGTTCCAACATGGTTCCTATCTATTGCTCCGAACTCTCTCCCCCTGCTATCCGCGGTCGACTTGTTGGTATTTACGAATTGGGTTGGCAAATTGGTGGTCTTGTTGGCTTTTGGATCAATTACGGACTTGCCGAGACCATGGCTCCTAGCCACAAGCAATGGATCATCCCCTTTGCTGTCCAACTTATCCCCGCCGGCATGCTTCTCTTCGGTGCCTTCTGGATCAAGGAATCACCCAGATGGCTTTTCGCCAAGGGTCGTCGTGAGGAGGCTATGAAGAAATTGTGTTGGCTGAGACAGCTGCCCGCTGATGACCTCTACATTGTCGAGGAACTCAGCTACATGGACCAGGAACTTGAGCGCTACAACCGAGAAGTCGGCCCCGGATTCTGGAAGCCGTTTGCTTGTCTCAAGCAACGTAACATTCAATGGCGTTTCTTCCTTGGTGGTATGATGTTCCTCTGGCAGAACGGTTCTGGCATCAACGCCATCAACTACTACAGTCCTACTGTGTTCAAGAGTATCGGAATCACAGGAACCAACACTGGCTTCCTCACTACCGGTATCTTTGGTGTAGTCAAGACCACAATCActatcatcttcatcctctttcTGATTGAGACAGTCGGACGCCGAAAGTTGTTGATTATTGGTTCAGTTGGTGGTTCTCTCTGCATGTGGTTCATTGGAGCTTACATCAAGATCGCTGACCCAGCTGCCAAGGTGGCTGCCGCTACGGCTGCTGGTACTGAGGCTCCTGGAATGTCTGGCGGTGGCATTGCTGCtgtcttctttttctatcTTTGGACTATCTTCTACTCCCCCACATGGAACCCGATTCCATGGGTCCTCAATTCTGAAATGTTTAACGAAAAGTCCAG ATCCATCGGTCAAGCTTCCGCCGCAGCCAACAATTGGTTCTGGAATTTCATCGTTTCTCGATTCACCCCCCAGATGTTCATCAAGATGGGCTACGGTGtctacttcttcttcgcCTCGCTCATGATAATGTCGGCTacttttgtctttttctttatcccTGAGACCAAGGGTCTGCCTCTGGATACCATGGACCGTCTCTTTGAGATTAAGCCTGTGTGGAAGGCTCACGGACAGCTTTCTGAGGAGCTGAGACTGCAGGAGGATGAATTCCGACGTAATGCCGAGGGATCCAAGATCAGCGATGAGAAGGCCCAGGCCCTGGCTGATGAGCGCGAGAGTGTGAAGTGA
- a CDS encoding hypothetical protein (TransMembrane:11 (o45-71i83-104o110-130i142-162o174-191i203-223o311-331i338-357o369-387i399-421o427-451i)) has product MSSLQGKTDETPVKDTPQSIDSTQDELPELTKAQAKRLLLKTDLVVMPLAILSMTLAYLDKNALGYAAIFGMKEDANLKAQDYSWLGSIFYFGYLAMEFPSLWLMTKIPIGKYVGTCLVLWGVLLCFLALCHNFAGLATIRFLLGVFEAAVLPCMMIINSMWYLRNEQPLRTAFWNNTFAGVFGGILSYAIGKIDGTLSTWKYIFLIYGACTIFLGVLVFFALPDAPSQAWFFTAEEKKLAIIRLAPNQTGVESNKGFKTYQILECLRDPKCYCIWLGALGYAVTNAGVTNFNPLIIAGYGFSKTKTVLMATPQAAVAMISQALLTTIALYIPNLRCIFWIGGALLGMVGAIMVHTLDVETQRNASLAGVYMMGFYNVPFIFLLSLSSSNTAGATKKSFMGMSIAIMYAVGNIIGPQFFLSTQAPKYVLGIGAMLCAFALMAAVGLIYYFLCVIENKRRDKQFGKIHDVLDAGLEAEKSDKTDLENSNFRYTY; this is encoded by the exons ATGTCGTCGCTCCAAGGGAAAACTGATGAGACTCCTGTCAAGGACACGCCACAGTCCATTGACTCCACCCAGGATGAACTTCCCGAACTAACCAAAGCCCAGGCAAAGCGTCTTCTTCTAAAGACCGATCTGGTGGTCATGCCTCTGGCAATTCTCAGCATGACGCTCGCTTACCTAGACAAG AACGCCCTAGGATATGCCGCCATCTTTGGAATGAAAGAAGACGCCAACCTCAAAGCCCAAGATTACAGCTGGCTCGGCAGCATTTTCTACTTTGGATACCTCGCCATGGAATTCCCCAGCCTTTGGCTCATGACAAAAATCCCAATTGGAAAATACGTCGGCACTTGTCTCGTTCTCTGGGGTGTCTTGTTGTGCTTCTTGGCTCTCTGCCACAACTTTGCCGGCTTGGCCACCATTCGGTTTCTTCTCGGTGTTTTCGAAGCTGCCGTGCTACCTTGCATGATGATTATCAATTCTATGTGGTATCTCCGAAACGAGCAACCTCTTCGTACGGCCTTTTGGAATAATACCTTTGCTGGTGTTTTCGGTGGTATCTTGTCCTACGCTATTGGAAAAATCGACGGAACGCTTTCAACATGGAAG TACATCTTTCTTATTTACGGAGCTTGCACTATTTTTCTTGGTgttctcgtcttcttcgctCTACCCGATGCTCCATCACAAGCATGGTTCTTTACCgccgaggaaaagaaactcGCCATTATTCGCCTCGCTCCGAACCAGACTGGTGTTGAATCAAACAAGGGGTTCAAGACATATCAAATCCTCGAATGTCTTCGCGATCCCAAATGCTACTGCATCTGGCTGGGCGCCTTGGGTTATGCCGTCACCAACGCAGGCGTCACAAACTTCAACCCACTGATTATTGCTGGTTACGGATTTTCGAAAACCAAGACTGTTCTCATGGCTACACCTCAAGCCGCAGTTGCCATGATCAGTCAGGCCCTTCTCACGACTATTGCTCTCTACATCCCCAACCTGCGATGTATCTTCTGGATCGGAGGTGCTCTGCTGGGCATGGTTGGAGCTATCATGGTTCACACTCTGGACGTCGAGACACAAAGAAATGCTTCCTTGGCTGGTGTTTACATGATGGGCTTTTACAACGTGCCATTTATCTTCCTGCTCAGTCTGTCTTCATCCAACACTGCTGGCGCCACTAAGAAGAGTTTCATGGGCATGTCTATCGCCATCATGTACG CTGTCGGTAATATCATTGGACCCCAATTCTTCCTCAGCACACAAGCACCAAAATACGTTCTCGGTATTGGCGCAATGCTGTGCGCTTTCGCCTTGATGGCTGCTGTTGGTCTTATTTACTACTTCCTTTGCGTTATCGAGAACAAGAGGCGTGATAAGCAGTTCGGCAAAATTCATGATGTGCTTGATGCTGGATTAGAGGCGGAGAAGAGCGACAAGACGGATTTGGAAAACTCCAACTTCCGTTACACTTACTAA
- a CDS encoding hypothetical protein (SECRETED:SignalP(1-20)), whose protein sequence is MHSTWTLFTLLLASAAPALAGKCAEPRDVGENPNCLGGSYIECVAKNNALCTGECFNTPAGGAGSPCHTGCTTRNQQYCAGYCMKISNCDECKEHLVQMGGVDDDKVNEDTCSQEGDSYYCNCDP, encoded by the exons ATGCATTCCACCTGG ACTCTCTTCACTCTCCTCCTTGCCTCAGCCGCACCAGCCCTAGCCGGCAAGTGCGCCGAACCACGCGATGTCGGCGAGAACCCCAACTGCTTGGGAGGTTCCTACATTGAGTGTGTTGCCAAGAACAACGCTCTGTGCACAGGCGAATGCTTCAACACACCTGCCGGAGGCGCTGGTTCTCCGTGCCACACAGGATGCACAACCCGAAACCAACAATACTGCGCTGGTTACTGTATGAAGATCAGCAACTGTGATGAGTGTAAGGAGCATCTCGTGCAGATGGGAGGTGTCGACGACGACAAGGTGAACGAGGATACTTGCAGTCAAGAAG GAGACTCTTACTACTGCAACTGTGACCCTTAG
- a CDS encoding hypothetical protein (TransMembrane:2 (i939-963o987-1008i)): MISWSVILNFRVLIDNLAPFLHLSTSWIEWLEWFECITEYFHKWKRSLRLDFLDKLISDKGDEIWNAAIWHDDGEVARLLAEFEENIYLSNETRDPEMNRVEGFSPKFVIAKVVAELYQGYANNTIVASTMAKLRMKAIADRLAKTSRRITQKEWQQLQCVARGEVSILWIVITRNHLLDVKYLLKNNDIDLRSRNGVNQETVLLRAVSQNNEHIIRSILETNSSVPPLRYIDIGNQRSQTPLHISIEAYLQGPQQHDSEESHTILRICTLLLEHGANVNALDDRFQTPLHLLLGSRESDVPIGPLLQILLSDEAEINIKDIRGNSPLHLACKKQDRQAMKMLVEKGADLETFNRDGYTPREYLMTSEDDEEFWMDLKILTMTSTAKLEKDTKIPQRDGRISDRRMWICRKSPVYCRIQKSIQVTNRNIQIPVFWVGTGRYVSDVLYPSDQGQNVTFLEYCEREYEHVWQAVQKRLGMPSESTEDATREKGQVNDDRWRWVNFNANNMTWIKVSDLKSRKCGSGDFILDHTEELTDLHTKSEIWEFFRSNIRLRDGKERDYRIRAPHAQKIDIETSKSRDKDIPEAGSMVSIVMTDYLFEEKRVGEAYLPFTGMDGVQMPQTLDQTFNSAEGLSGLRSKENQVIYRWSGKGSSARHGQGLGKHKPLQPPRGSLGSRFKDWLGYHVKEEPDPDGAALDYIEEIMKHEGMGNATRMRSIKQEGSPKWLMVRQLWLWKLHDGTILTAIPSRENMGMADDLLETIRHSELDELCTADDLVKHIVQQTVTFPEKFRLAGLGEHILDIFENELASEMDREAGFFNSFTRKDWNSRFANKAISEAAGCTWRVKDIRGELRLIDKVFTQQLDVLKEFAAVVETDKGMSLEEQEATLIRESGLEVLRERIRRIDEDAATTIDGLSNITQAMLAQASLKEAESARLMNFIILPFTVVTVIFTPLSFMTSLFAVNSDGFPHNDEGELRIPSNWLRDKMIIGEIGTLIPLLIIIVSISYLRTGTRRTPK; encoded by the exons ATGATCTCGTGGTCAGTAATTCTTAACTTTCGTGTTCTGATCGACAACCTGGCGCCATTTCTTCATCTCAGTACTTCCTGGATTGAATGGTTAGAATGGTTTGAATGCATCACGGAGTATTTTCACAAATGGAAGCGCTCCTTACGACTTGACTTCTTGGACAAACTCATATCCGACAAAGGAGATGAAATCTGGAATGCTGCTATTTGgcatgatgatggagaagtCGCAAGGCTCCTCGCAGAATTTGAAGAAAACATCTATTTGAGCAATGAAACGAGAGATCCCGAGATGAATAGGGTTGAAGGATTCAGCCCCAAATTCGTAATTGCTAAAGTTGTCGCAGAACTTTACCAAGGTTACGCCAATAACACAATAGTCGCCTCTACTATGGCAAAGTTGCGTATGAAGGCTATTGCGGATCGGTTAGCAAAGACATCCCGACGAATTACTCAGAAGGAATGGCAGCAGTTACAGTGCGTCGCGCGTGGTGAAGTCTCAATTCTATGGATTGTTATCACTCGGAATCACTTATTGGACGTCAAATACCTATTGAAAAACAACGATATCGATCTGCGAAGTAGAAACGGGGTCAACCAAGAAACAGTACTCCTTCGGGCAGTTTCGCAAAACAACGAGCATATTATCCGTTCTATCCTCGAAACCAACTCGTCAGTGCCACCCTTGCGCTACATTGACATTGGTAATCAGCGGTCACAAACTCCATTACATATTTCAATCGAGGCCTATCTACAGGGCCCCCAACAACATGACTCTGAGGAGTCTCATACTATCCTCAGAATCTGCACCTTGCTATTGGAGCATGGTGCCAATGTCAACGCGCTGGACGACCGATTTCAAACACCACTTCACCTACTTTTGGGTTCAAGAGAGAGTGACGTTCCCATCGGCCCCTTGCTACAGATACTTCTCTCAGATGAAGCCGAGATTAATATCAAAGACATCAGAG GCAATTCACCTCTTCACCTCGCTTGCAAGAAACAAGATCGTCAGGCCATGAAGATGTTGGTCGAGAAAGGTGCTGATTTAGAAACCTTTAACCGTGACGGGTACACACCCAGGGAATATCTGATGACAtcagaagatgatgaagagtttTGGATGGACCTGAAAATATTGACCATGACCAGTACAGCCAAGCTTGAAAAAGATACGAAAATCCCACAGAGGGACGGTAGGATCTCTGATAGACGTATGTGGATTTGCCGAAAGTCTCCAGTCTATTGCAGAATCCAAAAGAGTATACAGGTCACAAACAGAAATATTCAGATACCTGTATTTTGGGTTGGAACAGGTCGGTACGTATCCGACGTCCTGTATCCATCTGATCAGGGTCAAAATGTCACGTTCCTAGAATATTGCGAAAGGGAGTATGAACATGTTTGGCAAGCCGTTCAAAAACGCCTAGGAATGCCCTCTGAGTCAACTGAGGACGCAACTCGCGAAAAGGGACAGGTCAATGATGACAGATGGAGGTGGGTTAACTTCAATGCCAATAAT ATGACATGGATCAAGGTTAGTGACTTGAAGTCAA GAAAATGCGGTTCTGGC GATTTCATTTTGGACCACACCGAAGAGTTAACAGACCTTCATACAAAGAGTGAAATCTGGGAGTTTTTCCGAAGTAACATCAGACTTCGTGACGGAAAGGAAAGAGACTATCGCATAAGAGCTCCTCATGCCCAG AAGATCGATATCGAAACCTCAAAGTCGCGCGACAAGGATATACCAGAAGCTGGATCAATGGTGTCTATTGTG ATGACAGATTATCTTTTCGAAGAGAAGCGGGTCGGAGAAGCGTATCTTCCTTTTACAGGGATGGATGGAGTTCAGATGCCTCAAACTCTGGACCAGACATTCAACAGCGCGGAGGGCCTGTCAGGACTTCGATCGAAAGAGAACCAAGTGATTTACAGATGGTCTGGAAAAGGGTCATCGGCACGTCATGGACAGGGTTTGGGCAAGCACAAACCTTTACAGCCTCCGCGTGGCAGTCTTGGCTCTCGTTTTAAAGATTGGCTGGGATATCACGTTAAAGAGGAACCTGATCCAGATGGCGCTGCTTTGGACTATATTGAAGAAATAATGAAACATGAGGGTATGGGTAATGCAACTAGAATGCGGAGTATCAAGCAGGAAGGCAGCCCGAAATGGCTGATGGTGCGACAGCTCTGGTTATGGAAACTACACGATG GTACCATTCTTACTGCAATACCGTCTCGAGAAAACATGGGCATGGCAGATGATTTGTTGGAAACTATCCGACACAGCGAGCTGGATGAGTTATGTACCGCGGATGACCTTGTCAAGCACATTGTGCAGCAAACAGTCACGTTTCCAGAAAAGTTCAGGCTGGCTGGGCTTGGAGAACACATTCTTGATATCTTCGAAAACGAACTTGCTTCTGAG ATGGACCGAGAAGCTGGTTTTTTCAACAGTTTCACCCGAAAAGACTGGAATTCTAGATTTGCCAACAAAGCCATCAGTGAAGCGGCAGGATGTACCTGGCGTGTCAAAGATATTCGCGGAGAGCTTCGCCTCATCGACAAAGTCTTTACGCAACAGTTAGATGTTCTCAAAGAATTCGCCGCGGTTGTTGAGACTGACAAGGGCATGTCActtgaagagcaagaagctACTCTGATTCGAGAATCTGGCTTGGAAGTCTTGAGAGAACGAATCCGACGGATAGACGAAGATGCTGCCACGACAATTGATGGT CTCAGCAACATCACTCAGGCAATGCTAGCCCAGGCGTCACTCAAAGAGGCTGAGTCGGCGCGTTTGATGAACTTCATCATTCTTCCATTTACAGTTGTAACTGTCATATTT ACACCCCTGTCATTCATGACAAGTCTCTTTGCTGTGAACTCGGACGGGTTCCCACACAACGATGAAGGAGAACTCAGGATACCTTCAAATTGGCTTCGCGACAAGATGA TCATTGGCGAAATCGGAACCTTGATTCCTCTTTTAATCATTATCGTGTCCATTTCTTATTTGAGGACTGGCACAAGACGTACACCGAAATAA
- a CDS encoding hypothetical protein (SECRETED:SignalP(1-19)) — translation MKFSILAQALIAIPALASAIPEPVEVAQVDKRANCKFTIQWKSNWYENALRRYRVQLITEPRNDDHLDLYCGILAKYTVQLENQQCYWRDGMYVVDISEAQGPAGHDQYKRQHRLTSERFKSGTGCDIVLNT, via the exons ATGAAGTTCTCAATCCTTGCCCAGGCTCTCATTGCGATTCCTGCTCTCGCCTCAGCTATTCCTGAGCCTGTTGAAGTCGCCCAAG TTGACAAGCGTGCGAACTGCAAATTCACTATCCAGTGGAAGTCCAACTGGTATGAGAATGCATTGAGGAGATACCGCGTGCAACTTATCACCGAGCCCCGAAATGATGATCATCTCGATTTATACTGTGGCATCTTGGCCAAATACACTGTTCAGCTCGAGAACCAGCAATGCTACTGGAGAGATGGCATGTATGTAGTCGACATCAGTGAAGCCCAAGGCCCTGCCGGTCATGA CCAATACAAGCGCCAGCACAGACTCACATCTGAGCGCTTCAAGTCGGGAACTGGCTGTGATATTGTTCTGAACACTTAA